In the Panthera leo isolate Ple1 chromosome C2, P.leo_Ple1_pat1.1, whole genome shotgun sequence genome, AAAGACAAGCATATCAGTATAATATTTAGATTTCTCCTTGCAGTAATAATCAGATGACTACACGGATTGCACTGGGAATTGATGATTCAAGGAACAACATTCTAAAGCACATTTCTGTCCTAGAAAAACAATGCCATACTTAGATTTGCTTTCGAGTagtgtctatttctttttaaaaaaacaataataaattaagGCTTGCAGGttatttctttcctggttttatGAGACAAGACCTCCTCAGTGGccatgcaattaaaaaatgtcaaaatttcttACCATGATCTGATACTGCTGTGCCACCTATTTTTCCCCCTAGGGCACTGTTTGTTAAATTAACAGTTCAGTGAAAGTAAACtgaattagtaagaaaaaaacctgtaaacTTGTCTTTTGcttcaaaaatataattctttgtttatgtttgtcaaatgatggagaagaaaaaacacatgcaacattttaaattagtttataatgttaagttatttttaataccatATTTGCTACTCTTTATTTGGCCACGTAGTCTCTCTTTATTGGAAGTTTACCATACACCATCCTGTAAGAATATTTATTACCCTTGTGTACATATCTCACCCTAACACTTTAATAGCCTCCTGGAGGTTCCTACACTCATTTTTCTACAGAACTGAGGCACCTTATGCCAGTCGGTGCTCAACtggtatttgctgaataaataatacagatattattctatttattaacACAGaactggttatttaaaaaaattttaatatttttatttatttttgagaaatagagagagagcatgagcatgggaggggcagagagagagggagacacagaatctgaagcaggctccaagctctgagctgtcagcacagagcgtaacgcagggcttgaacttgtgaaccatgagatcatgacctgagctgaattcggatgcctaaccaactgagccacccaggcaacccagaactggttatttttgaaaatactcttaaaaatctttaaattgatGTAATTTCtgattaacaaaattttaaaaacttaatccCATGTATACTATATTTAATGTCTAAGAACAAGAGTGCATAATGCAAttttaatgaatacaaaaattaGATTCAGCAATATCCCCTTAAAAATGTCTTAGGAAAACACTGACAGTCACAAAGGGTAGATATGTAACTcacagaacaataacaaaaaatagagaagagtGAAAAAATCAAGTAGTGAGTTATTCAGTTTCTTCATTAATTACTAGGttaattgtttattatttcagATATCATTGCTCATATTATTAGATGGCatgcaggggcagaaagaggagatgAAGTTCAAATCACACAGTACTTCAGGTGTAACTGGAGAATAGAGTTCAAAATAAGTGGTCTAAttcacaaattttaataaatcccACTGCTTACTCCTTTAACCCCTCGCCACCAGAAATTAATCATTCTCCACCAAAAAAGCACTGACCATATAAGCAAGAAATTTCATCAAACCAGCAtcccataaaaacaaaacactaagctCAAAGAAGGTTAacacatagaaaataaacaaagatgaaaatattccagttaaaataaagaataaaaatgctataCACATTGTTATATATTTGTAACTATAAAACTGTACACgtgcatcaaaaacaaaaaatacacaaaggaatCTTATTCACAAAGCACAGGTTATTTGAAGACTTAGGTGGAATatagaagataaagaagaaaatattttttatcttaaatgcTCTTTCCTGAGTAATATGAACCTAAATTACCTAATATAAAACAAGTAAAGAAGATTCTGAGGTTGATAGTGTCCTGAATAATTTGGCAAGTAtgaatgcaaaataaaagaaaatagacaaatgtaCAAAGGGTCAAATAGTTTACCTAAAAgctcaaagaggagaaaaagatgtTGTATTAAAGAACGCTCTGTAACATACTTTGTTGCATTCAAGTACATAGTGTCACAAATTTAAAACATCAGAGAATTTcaactttatatttttccaataaaaaaaaataaagacaaagaacatAAGTGCATAACAGATTTGGCTTTGCAAAGGCTTCTAGGATGGTAATGATGGATTTAGGGCTTTAAAGAATAAACTCACCAGGGATATAGAAAGCTGGCTAATATACTCAAGAGCAGGATAAATATAAGAGAAGGGTAAATCTAATCCAAATAATCCCTTGGGCTTTAAGGTCTTATGAGAAAAGGAATCATGTAATTTCAAGAGAATAATGGAAATAGCAGTACTTGATGGTAATTGCCTTCCATGAACACATTATGAGGTCAAGTAGACAGCCcctcaaaagatttaaaatgataCTTCCCAACACTGAGgaggagaaaaacatcaaaaaaaaaaaatcttaaagcctAAGTATCTAGTTTGACTTTATTAggtcattaaaaagaattactttACATAGTTTTTGCTGAGTGTCTACTTTTGgtcaaattttaatttagtcGATCTGTCCTCTTCACACTAATTCAAATTTACTATTTCAACAGGAAAACACACCAGTGTAGCTCAGGTCAACGCAATCTTCCCACGTGCTTCACGGGCAAGAAGGTGGAGACTTCAAACAAAAGCTATCTAAGGAGGTATGTTCCAAAGAATGACAATCATGGGAGGAACATGGCACAGGTCCCCACTTTTGTTTCCACTGCGGTTCAATGAGCCATAATCAGTCTGACTTTCACTGAGGAGCACATGCCAACAAATGATAAGCTAATGTTCCAGGAGAAAGTTGCTTTGTTCCCTTAAACTCACCAGATAATCACCCAAAGATCTGCTGTCCACGTGTGTAAATCTATAGGTGCTCTGGTGACTTATACCTACTTCACACACATTACACtaactatttaaaacatttaaaaatagatacatgttCTTTGTAAAACCTATTTCCAAAACACTCTGACGTTCacagaaaaatgttcttttctcttaaagACATGACTCCAGATGTGTCTAGTTACTCCCTTCTATTTGACTGATTGGACATTTTGCTCTAGAGCATGAAGTATAATTCAGTACACTGAGTGATATGACAAGGTACAAAGTAATTCCACGTTTCatagcagaaaaacaaaaggatcCAAAGGAAGTGAAGCCTAAATACAAATagtgaagataaaaatagaagcaaatatgCCCAACATCTGCTGTACCTCCTTACAGGACTTCCTACCTGGTTCATACTTGCAGATGTAATTGTGCTTCATGTTGCACCTGTCATCATTCCACTGGTAAAGGTAGGGCCCCCCCAGGCCTGGATTGGCTGTTGGTTGATGATACATCACAACACACTTTTCACTTCCACAGGAAGGTTCATCAGTATACCAGTTTCTGCAAACAGAGCAGCAGGAACACCTCTAAGTGATTTCAACCATCCTattcttttggtttggttttgtttcaagtttttttgtatttaaattccagttagttaacatatagtatcatactagcttcaggagtagaatttagagattcgtcacttacatgtaacacccagtgctcatcacaagtgcccttctgaatatccgtcacccatttagcccattctatTCTGACATCCTCAACCAAGTAATGTCCATAAAGAGGAAGAAGCTGTTACCATAGAGATGAATGAGCCAGTTCAGCTGATTTTTGCACTGAGATACCCGAACCTCTTTACAAAAGCCCAGCACTCTCTCCTACAGTAACACTCAGTACGTCTGCAGATGGACCCCTTGTTGTAGAGTATAAAATTGCTGCTATCGTACATGTAAGGCTCTATTTGGCTCCCAAGATTGAGGAGGAAAAAGGACCTTAGGCATTCTTAAAAtccaacaaaataaaatcaagctcTTCGAGAACTGCTTCCAAGATGCCAGCATGTATGTAAGTCTCTTCTGTCACCAAATTTGTACCTCTCAGTACATATGTAGATACTTTCTGTAAATAACCTATTTCTTCCTCCATTATTTAGAATTTGTTTAAAGAATAAAGTCCAAAGTCAAATCTGGTCTTGTTAACCTAGAAATATTTCTGCCTTCACCTAGAAATACATGTGATTTTCATCACAAAAGGGTTTTGActctaaatacaattttaatttttttttcaatttatagaaattatttgaatttaaaaaaaaaaaaagaaaaaacaaaacaaaaaacccagaaatgtccctcctccctttcGAGTCCCCCACAGCACATTTAACTCCTCAAGATCCCTACTCACCGGTACTGGGAACTGCTTCCATCAGACCACTGGTAGAGATCTGGGCAGGCACCAGATGTTTGCCCCTCTCCGTTTCGCCAAAGCCCTATCCAGAAATCACCATCAGAAATCCCTGTTCCTGGTTTTGTCAGGTTTTGCAACATACTTTCTATTAACTTCTGTTCTGCTTCATTCTCCAGGCTGAGGAGGGCCCCCCCCTCGCTCTCACAAGCCAGGCGTGCCTCCTGAAAGCTCACGCGGCTGGACAGTTCCTGGAAGTAGGCCATTTTGTAGCAGGGATGCTTGAGGTCAGCAAAGCACACCTTTTGGCCTGGAAAAAAGATAGCATGCATTGATTCTTTGAACTATATTCATAATGCTACTATGAATTAGGATTAAAGAAccaatcaaggggcgcctggctggctcagtcggttgagcttccaacttcggctcaggtcatgatctcacagttcatgagtttgagccccgcatcaggctctgtgctgacagctcaaagactggagcctcctccagattctgtgtctccctctctctctgccccacccctggtcactctctgtctctctttcaaaaataaataaatattaaaaaaaagaaccaatcaaaaCAGGATACACTCTCCCAAGAATGATTCCTCCATGGAATCATtttatagagtttattttttaattattattatcaatttataaaagcaaaatgattcCCTGGTAAACTTGTAATATGAACTTTTAGACACAGGACtccaaaaaaatgtttgttaagaGAACTCATGATTCTTCTGGCTTAGATACAAACCAATTACATAGCAAACAAAACTAGCaaaagaaattgctttttcttttagagCAAAGAGAGCTAAAAGGTCaaagttatgaaagaaaaataattcacaaaagaacttaatttttaaaacaagtaaaaaccaATGTATAGAAGGTACCATAAAAAAGATACAAGGTGGCAAAATTTAAGGTGtaaacatttgcttttattgTATATATCTGAAAGCAAATACATTGAAATTGAAAGTTAATAGAGGCCAGAATGAAAGTAACTCTAGTAATAATTAACTTATTAATATCCAGCATTAGAAGTGACAG is a window encoding:
- the CHODL gene encoding chondrolectin isoform X1, whose product is MSRVVSLLLGAALLCGHGVFCRRVVSGQKVCFADLKHPCYKMAYFQELSSRVSFQEARLACESEGGALLSLENEAEQKLIESMLQNLTKPGTGISDGDFWIGLWRNGEGQTSGACPDLYQWSDGSSSQYRNWYTDEPSCGSEKCVVMYHQPTANPGLGGPYLYQWNDDRCNMKHNYICKYEPEIIPTSPVEKTYFTNQPGDTHQNVVVTEAGIIPNLIYVVIPTIPLLLLILVAFGTCCFQMLHKSKGRTKTSPNQSTLWISKSTRKESGMEV
- the CHODL gene encoding chondrolectin isoform X2; translation: MSRVVSLLLGAALLCGHGVFCRRVVSGQKVCFADLKHPCYKMAYFQELSSRVSFQEARLACESEGGALLSLENEAEQKLIESMLQNLTKPGTGISDGDFWIGLWRNGEGQTSGACPDLYQWSDGSSSQYRNWYTDEPSCGSEKCVVMYHQPTANPGLGGPYLYQWNDDRCNMKHNYICKYEPEIIPTSPVEKTYFTNQPGDTHQNVVVTEAGIIPNLIYVVIPTIPLLLLILVAFGTCCFQMLHKRKARRTFIKDSTPLSSECLAESLNSNL
- the CHODL gene encoding chondrolectin isoform X3 — its product is MAYFQELSSRVSFQEARLACESEGGALLSLENEAEQKLIESMLQNLTKPGTGISDGDFWIGLWRNGEGQTSGACPDLYQWSDGSSSQYRNWYTDEPSCGSEKCVVMYHQPTANPGLGGPYLYQWNDDRCNMKHNYICKYEPEIIPTSPVEKTYFTNQPGDTHQNVVVTEAGIIPNLIYVVIPTIPLLLLILVAFGTCCFQMLHKSKGRTKTSPNQSTLWISKSTRKESGMEV